One part of the Amphiura filiformis chromosome 5, Afil_fr2py, whole genome shotgun sequence genome encodes these proteins:
- the LOC140152016 gene encoding choline transporter-like protein 4, whose translation MGKKKDKSKERSDSIGSNASNASSRSSSSSITKKYGKPKEYDPSFNGPIKNRSCTDIPCCILFAAFIAGMGVVAYFSFVNGNPDTIIYPTDYKGNICNRSQEVIGKPYAFYFDYLDCLDSSVLLTLSCPSIQVCLQECPSETYSIYTRYAPFLYLNPDLIPPGTVDWNDFICLYDIDPEYEVMTNKRRIYDLLLVEDCAGYFVESVAIGGRCLPAIFDIGPIDDGTPNGRNVSDDNINVLEKLVDLILQSEQIANLVEDFQTTWPYLIIGMVIAMTASFLFLILLQWLATFIVWGIILLLLGLFSWGIYYTYDQWQCFEIPRNACMPLDFSNPEFNLFDIDSYLRITNVWLGFFVTLSVVGGIILLLVLILFTRIRIATALLEEASQAVGFMLCSLFWPIVPFILQVIFISFWALVAVFLASTGEATYIVINAPEGSDLVNGTNCDMAEWMANESYPALCVFQNYGLPDYTIYLQVYIVLGLFWVINFIIALGEMTLAGAYASYYWAYQKPDDIPALPVLASFWRSIRYHLGSLAFGSLIISIIQLIRVLLDYVEKKVGAKKNPITRFIFCCCKCLFWCLEKFMRFINRNAYIEIAIYGYNFCTAAKKAFFLLMRNILRVTVLNGITSFILFLFKFTIALGMSIGAFYFFSWSSSTGNQFFGLADINYIWAPVLVIGLASYVVSAAFFSVYDMGVDTLFLCFLEDLERNDGSSDKPYYMPMSLMTILNKKNKKSDDKKKDKKKDKKKKKTGKVDAEDSV comes from the exons ATGGGGAAGAAAAAAGACAAATCGAAGGAACGGTCCGACTCAATCGGCTCCAATGCATCAAACGCTTCATCAAGATCGAGCTCAAGTAGCATAACCAAAAAGTACGGTAAACCAAAAGAATACGATCCTAGTTTCAATGGACCAATCAAGAACCGTAGCTGTACCGATATTCCGTGCTGTATTCTCTTCGCTGCGTTCATTGCAGGAATGGGAGTCGTTGCCTATTTCTCCTTCGTGAACGGTAACCCAGATACCATCATCTACCCAACTGATTACAAAGGTAATATCTGCAACAGGAGCCAAGAAGTCATCGGCAAACCATACGCCTTCTATTTTGACTATTTAGATTGTCTTGACAGCTCTGTACTCCTTACCCTAAGTTGTCCAAGTATACAAGTATGTCTGCAAGAGTGTCCATCTGAAACGTATTCAATTTATACCAGATATGCACCGTTTCTTTACTTGAATCCTGATTTAATACCACCTGGCACTGTAGATTGGAACGATTTCATCTGTCTTTACGATATAGACCCAGAATATGAAGTTATGACTAATAAGAGACGTATCTACGATCTTCTGCTGGTGGAAGATTGTGCAGGATACTTTGTGGAGAGCGTTGCTATAGGAGGCAGATGTCTTCCGGCAATCTTTGATATCGGTCCTATTGATGATGGGACACCTAATGGAAGGAATGTTTCGGATGACAATATCAATGTTTTGGAGAAACTTGTGGATCTTATTCTGCAATCGGAACAG ATTGCCAATTTGGTAGAAGACTTTCAGACCACCTGGCCATACCTCATCATCGGTATGGTCATCGCCATGACAGCATCCTTTCTCTTCCTCATCCTCCTCCAATGGCTCGCCACCTTCATCGTATGGGGCATCATCCTCCTCTTACTCGGCTTGTTCTCCTGGGGAATATACTACACCTACGACCAAtggcagtgttttgaaatccccCGTAATGCATGCATGCCTCTAGATTTCAGCAACCCAGAGTTTAACCTATTTGATATTGATAGCTATTTACGCATCACAAATGTCTGGTTAGGTTTCTTCGTAACACTTAGCGTCGTAGGAGGGATAATCTTATTGTTGGTGCTAATTTTGTTTACTAGAATCCGAATCGCAACGGCTCTGCTGGAAGAAGCTAGCCAAGCTGTGGGTTTTATGCTCTGCAGTCTCTTCTGGCCTATTGTGCCTTTTATTCTGCAAGTAATTTTCATATCTTTCTGGGCTCTCGTTGCCGTGTTTCTTGCGTCAACCGGTGAAGCAACTTATATAGTCATCAATGCGCCAGAAGGATCAGACTTAGTTAATGGTACTAACTGTGATATGGCGGAATGGATGGCAAATGAAAGCTACCCAGCATTATGCGTCTTCCAGAACTATGGACTCCCGGATTATACAATCTATCTGCAGGTCTACATCGTTTTGGGACTCTTTTGGGTTATAAACTTTATAATAGCTCTCGGTGAGATGACTCTTGCTGGTGCATATGCGTCTTACTACTGGGCTTACCAAAAACCAGATGACATTCCAGCATTACCTGTTCTCGCGTCCTTCTGGAGGAGCATTCGGTACCACCTCGGATCTCTTGCCTTCGGATCTCTCATCATCTCAATCATTCAGCTCATTCGCGTCCTGCTCGACTACGTAGAGAAGAAAGTCGGAGCAAAAAAGAACCCAATTACTCGTTTCATATTCTGCTGCTGTAAGTGCTTATTCTGGTGTTTGGAAAAGTTCATGCGTTTTATCAATAGGAATGCGTACATCGAAATCGCAATATACGGTTACAACTTCTGTACCGCGGCAAAGAAAGCGTTCTTCCTTCTCATGCGTAATATCCTCCGGGTAACCGTTCTCAATGGTATAACAAGCTTCATCTTATTTCTTTTCAAGTTTACTATCGCCTTAGGGATGTCTATCGGAGCATTTTACTTCTTTTCTTGGTCGTCTTCCACTGGCAACCAATTTTTTGGCTTAGCAGATATAAACTATATTTGGGCGCCGGTATTGGTAATAGGTCTAGCATCGTATGTCGTATCCGCGGCTTTCTTTAGCGTGTACGATATGGGTGTAGACACTCTGTTCTTGTGTTTTCTGGAAGATCTTGAAAGAAATGATGGCTCTAGCGATAAGCCATATTATATGCCTATGAGTCTCATGACTATTTtgaataaaaagaacaaaaaatcagACGATAAGAAAAAGGACAAGAAAAAGgataagaaaaagaaaaagactgGCAAAGTAGACGCTGAAGATAGTGTCTAG